One region of Triticum aestivum cultivar Chinese Spring chromosome 6B, IWGSC CS RefSeq v2.1, whole genome shotgun sequence genomic DNA includes:
- the LOC123133073 gene encoding uncharacterized protein, with protein MPPIELTTAPEQAQSITRTIFNVVKEHGPLTISDVWEHVKDVGLRGLTSKRQMKIMLRWMREKQKLRLICDHDGPHKQFLYTTWFTNPKNAPQRPKRELNRESLVAAWTKRRKRCTRWCCGRPRMVEDV; from the exons ATGCCGCCGATCGAGCTCACGACGGCGCCGGAGCAGGCACAGTCCATCACCCGCACCATCTTCAATGTCGTCAAGGAGCACGGGCCCCTCACCATCTCCGACGTTTGGGAGCACGTCAAg GACGTAGGCCTGAGAGGTTTGACAAGCAAGAGGCAGATGAAGATCATGCTGCGGTGGATGAGGGAGAAGCAGAAGCTCAGGCTCATTTGTGACCATGACGGGCCTCACAAGCAATTCCTCTACACGACATGGTTCACCAACCCCAAGAATGCGCCACAGAGGCCCAAGAGGGAGCTCAACAGGGAGAGCCTAGTGGCGGCGTGGACGAAACGGAGGAAGCGGTGTACGAGGTGGTGCTGCGGCAGGCCGCGAATGGTGGAGGACGTGTAG